A segment of the Candidatus Poribacteria bacterium genome:
CCCTAGGCGGACCGGACGGCTGGGCGGAGCGTTGGCTGGCGAGTCAGAACAGGGCGGCGGGAGCTTCCGCGAGACGATGTGACGCTGCTGCGCAGTATTCCGGATTCAGTTCAAAGCCGATGTAGCGGCGGTTCGTCATGACGCACGCCATCGCCGTCGAACCGAAGCCCATGAATGGGTCCAATACGATGCCGCCCGCTGGCGACAGGAGTCTCACGAACTCGACGATCACTTGGACCGGATAGATCGCGGGATGGTTTGCGCCCTTGATGTTCTCCACAGGGCTGACGATTACGTCGCGCTTGAGCGCCTCGCCGCGCAGTCGGATGATGGTGAAACCATCGCGCTCCATGTGCATCTGTCTGCCGCCGCTCTGTCCTCCGAACGCCTCGGCGTGAATGCCGCGGATCTTCATGCGGAGATCGACGATCCGGCCGTCGTGGACCTCCTGGATGGCTTCGGCGAGGGCGGCGCGCGCACGAGCCTTCTGCTCCGGCGTCAACTCGGATCGGTCGATCAGTGCGAAGTAGCTTTCGCCCACTCGACTGCCGGAGCGCTTCGGGGGGTGCTTGGACCGTCGCGACTGGAACGCCGCGCTATCGTAGTAGTAGTCGTCCGCCTTAGCGAAGTGGAAGAAGGGCTCCGTACTGCTGACCAGGCGGCGCTTGAACTGGCGCGGCGTCGGGTTCTGCTTGACCCACGTGATCTGGTTGACCAGCCGGGCGATTCCGGTTGCCAGCGCCGCTTGGGCGAACCGGTAGGGAACCAGCAGCAGACTGGCGTCTTCGTACTTGTCACCGACGTTGAAGACGATGTTGCCTTCGGGCTTGATGACCCGTACGCACTGCTGGAACAGCTTCACGAGCTGATCGACGTAGCCTTGGACGTCGGGCTCATCGCCGATGCCCGCCCCATAGTCTCGTTGCTTGTAGTACGGCGGCGAGGTGATGGCCAGATCGACGCTCTCGTCGGGCAGGTCTCGGATGAGCGCATACGCATCGCCGCACAGGATCGTGTCGGTGGGAAGACGGAGCGTCTCGTCCACAGTTCGGACCTCCGGTCGCATCGCTCAATGGAAAGAACGCGATGAGCGTTCTGCGGGTTGCCACGTTCGGGTAGGACATGGATTCCGAGTCCATCATCGGCGATGAGCTGATCGCTTGGTGCTCGTCGGTAGTGGGACCGTGCGTCCTGTTTGATACGCACGAGCGGTACCACGGGAGAACCGGCGTCGCGCGAGTCGTGGCTGGATCGACTGCCTACTACCTCAAGGTCTACCGGGATCGGTCGACGTGGGCGGTCGAGTCGCGCGCCTTGGCGGAATGGGCTCCCGCGTTCAGTTCGCACGCTCCCCGATTGGTCGCCGTTCGTGAAGGCGACCCCTGTGCAACCCTGATATCCGAGCTCGCTGGCAGATCGATGGGCGAGGTCGAGCTCTCCGACAGACAGGCGCGCGCTGTCTGGCGGGATGCCGGTTCCGCCCTCGTAGCCCTCCATGCGCTGTCGCCGGCCGAGCGCTTCGGTCCGTCGAGCGGCTCTGCCGAGACGTATGTCGATGAGGTGGACTACATTGCGTCGGAGTTGAGCCGACTCGCGCGGAATGCCCACCAACGGAGTCTGCTCAGCGGACGGGAGCTCACCGTCGTGCACGAAGCCCGCGAGATGGCTCCCATCTTCGCTGGCGAGTCCGCTGTGCCGTGCCACCGCGACTTCTGCCCCGCCAACTGGCTCGTGCTCGAAGACGGAACCTGGTCCGGCGTGATCGACTTCGAGTTCGCGTGCGGAGACGTCCGCGCATCGGAGTTCGCCCGTTATCCCGATTGGGAGTGGATCCATCGCCCCGACCGAGTCGATGCCTTGCTCGAGGGCTACGGTCTGCCCATACCGGAGGACCAGCTCTGGGTCGCACGCGTGTTGTATGCGGTCGGTGCCGTCGTATGGGGAGCCGAGAACGCGTTTCTCGGCTTCGCTGCCGAGGGTCGAGACGCGTTGAGGCATCTGCACGATACTGCCTGACCCAAGATCGGTCTCCCCAACGCGGTTGATAACGCCCCCGACCCGGACTATTCTGAGCCGGACACACAGGACAGGGATCAACGCCAGCAAAGACTGCGCAGGTACGAAATGAAGCCTGAACAGAACCGACGCAACGCTGTGATACTGGTCTGCGCGGCGCTCGCCGCCTTGGAGGCATTCGCCATGGCAAGCACGTCGAGCCTGACGCTACACGTGTCACCTCGAGGCAACGATGCCGGCACGGGGAAGTCCGCCGCGCCGTTCGCGACGTTCGAGCGCGCACGAGACGAAGTCCGGCGGTTGCGACAGTCGGGACAGGTTCCGATGGGCGGCGTCTCGGTGGAGATCGCCGGCGGTACGTACGAGCTGGATCGGCCGCTGGAACTCACGCCAGAGGACTCCGGCACGCCGGATGCGCCCATCGTCTACCGAGCCAAGGACGGCGAGACCGTGCGCGTATCTGGAGGGCGGCGCGTGGCGTCGTTCCAGCCCGCCAACAGCGCCCACGCGCTGGACCGACTGAGTCCACAGGCACGGGAACACGTCGTTCAGGCAGATCTGCGAGCTATCGGGGTCACGGACTACGGCGTCGTATCGGGCAGCGGGCTCGAGCTGTTCTGGAATGATGAGCCGATGACCCTGGCTCGGTGGCCCAACGAGGGGTTCGTGCGTATCGCCGATCTCGTTGGCGGACACCCCGTCGATGTGCGAGGCACGAAAGGCGACCTGCACGGCGACTTCATGTACGAAGGCGACCGACCCAGCTCGTGGATCGGCGAGAACGACCCATGGGTTCACGGCTACTGGTTCTGGGACTGGTCGGATCAACGCCACGCGGTCGCTTCCATCGACCCAGAGGGACGCATCATCTCGGTCAAGCCCCCGTACCATGGCTACGGGTATCGCAAAGGGCAGTGGTTCTACGGACTGAATCTGCTGTCGGAACTCGACAGTCCTGGCGAGTGGTACGTCGACCGCGAGGAGGGCATCCTCTACTTCTGGGCCCCGTCGCCGGTCGAGTCCGGTACGGCGGTCGTTTCCGTCATCGACGCTTTGGTCACGATGACCGACGTGTCCCACGTGACGCTCTCGCGACTCACCTTCGAAGCGGCGCGAGGCACGGCGATCACGATCTTCGGCGGCAGCGACGTTCGCGTTTCGGGATGCACGCTGAGGAACCTCGGCAGTTGGGCGGTCACCGTGCGCGACGGCGAACGGCACGTGGTCGCGGGCTGTGACATCTACCAGACCGGCAATGGAGGCGTCTCGTTGAGCGGCGGCGACCGCCCGACGCTGACTCCGGCGAATCACGTCGCGCGCAACAACCACATCCACCACTACAGCCGCTGGAACCGGATGTACCAGCCGGCAATCGCCATCAGCGGCGTCGGCAACCGCGCCGATCACAACCTGATCCACAACGCGCCACACATGGCGATCATGTTCTCAGGCAACGATCACGCCATCGAGTACAACGAGATCCACAGCGTCTGCTATGAGTCCAACGACGCCGGAGCCATCTACAGCG
Coding sequences within it:
- a CDS encoding right-handed parallel beta-helix repeat-containing protein → MKPEQNRRNAVILVCAALAALEAFAMASTSSLTLHVSPRGNDAGTGKSAAPFATFERARDEVRRLRQSGQVPMGGVSVEIAGGTYELDRPLELTPEDSGTPDAPIVYRAKDGETVRVSGGRRVASFQPANSAHALDRLSPQAREHVVQADLRAIGVTDYGVVSGSGLELFWNDEPMTLARWPNEGFVRIADLVGGHPVDVRGTKGDLHGDFMYEGDRPSSWIGENDPWVHGYWFWDWSDQRHAVASIDPEGRIISVKPPYHGYGYRKGQWFYGLNLLSELDSPGEWYVDREEGILYFWAPSPVESGTAVVSVIDALVTMTDVSHVTLSRLTFEAARGTAITIFGGSDVRVSGCTLRNLGSWAVTVRDGERHVVAGCDIYQTGNGGVSLSGGDRPTLTPANHVARNNHIHHYSRWNRMYQPAIAISGVGNRADHNLIHNAPHMAIMFSGNDHAIEYNEIHSVCYESNDAGAIYSGRDWTMRGTVIRHNYLHDITGFEGKGCVGVYLDDMFCGTEISGNLFYRVTRAAFIGGGRDCTVENNIFVDCSPSLHIDGRAMGWASYHVGTTMTDRLNDIPYKNALWSSRYPELVNILDQEPAAPNGNVVRLNISVGGKWDEIYDNVRDRVRFEDNLVDVDPEFVGAPPSTFELNPHSPAFGLGFQQIPESEIGIYNDSERASWPPVHLVRKHVQSALRKH
- a CDS encoding site-specific DNA-methyltransferase, producing MRPEVRTVDETLRLPTDTILCGDAYALIRDLPDESVDLAITSPPYYKQRDYGAGIGDEPDVQGYVDQLVKLFQQCVRVIKPEGNIVFNVGDKYEDASLLLVPYRFAQAALATGIARLVNQITWVKQNPTPRQFKRRLVSSTEPFFHFAKADDYYYDSAAFQSRRSKHPPKRSGSRVGESYFALIDRSELTPEQKARARAALAEAIQEVHDGRIVDLRMKIRGIHAEAFGGQSGGRQMHMERDGFTIIRLRGEALKRDVIVSPVENIKGANHPAIYPVQVIVEFVRLLSPAGGIVLDPFMGFGSTAMACVMTNRRYIGFELNPEYCAAASHRLAEAPAALF
- a CDS encoding aminoglycoside phosphotransferase family protein produces the protein MDSESIIGDELIAWCSSVVGPCVLFDTHERYHGRTGVARVVAGSTAYYLKVYRDRSTWAVESRALAEWAPAFSSHAPRLVAVREGDPCATLISELAGRSMGEVELSDRQARAVWRDAGSALVALHALSPAERFGPSSGSAETYVDEVDYIASELSRLARNAHQRSLLSGRELTVVHEAREMAPIFAGESAVPCHRDFCPANWLVLEDGTWSGVIDFEFACGDVRASEFARYPDWEWIHRPDRVDALLEGYGLPIPEDQLWVARVLYAVGAVVWGAENAFLGFAAEGRDALRHLHDTA